Part of the Neisseria brasiliensis genome is shown below.
GGTGCGACTTCCATCGGGTGAATCACGGAAGCCAAGCCGACTACGGATAAGGTGTTGAATAAGTTGGAACCGACCACATTGCCAATGGCGATGTCGTGTTCGCCTTTACGCGCGGCGGCTACTGATGAAGCCAACTCCGGCAATGATGTGCCGATGGCCACCACGGTCAGACCGATAATCAAATCGCTCACACCCATGCTTTGCGCCACGGTCACCGCACCCCACACCAACAGACGCGAGCTGAGTACCAATACCACCAAACCCACAATCAACCAAAACAAGCCTTTTTTCAGCGGCATTTGGCCGCTTTCCAATTCATCCGAAAGGTCTTCGACAATATTATCGGCACCTTTCAGGTTGGTTTTTACCGTCCATCCCATATAGCCGAGCAACACCAGCAGCAATATCGTGCCATCCATCAGGCTCAAATAACCATCAAACAATTGAAACGCGGCTAAAGCGGTAATCACCAGCAATACCGGCATTTCAGTTTTAACGATTTGTTTTTGCACCATAATCGGGCTGATTAAGGCGGTGACACCCAAAATCAGGGCGATGTTGGTGATGTTGGAGCCATAGGCGTTGCCCAAAGCAATGCCGGGGCTGCCGTCTAAGGCCGACATGACGGAGACGACCATTTCCGGCGCGGAAGTACCGAAGCCGACGATGACCATACCGATTAATAATGGCGACATGCCGAAATGGCGGGCGGTAGCAGCCGCACCATCAATAAAGCGGTCGGCGCTCCAGACCAGTAAAACGAGGCCGACGATAATGGCTATGATAGCGTAAAGCATTATTTTCCTTGTATTTGGTG
Proteins encoded:
- a CDS encoding calcium/sodium antiporter: MLYAIIAIIVGLVLLVWSADRFIDGAAATARHFGMSPLLIGMVIVGFGTSAPEMVVSVMSALDGSPGIALGNAYGSNITNIALILGVTALISPIMVQKQIVKTEMPVLLVITALAAFQLFDGYLSLMDGTILLLVLLGYMGWTVKTNLKGADNIVEDLSDELESGQMPLKKGLFWLIVGLVVLVLSSRLLVWGAVTVAQSMGVSDLIIGLTVVAIGTSLPELASSVAAARKGEHDIAIGNVVGSNLFNTLSVVGLASVIHPMEVAPEILTRDVAIMSGLTVLLFVFCLGKGGAGQIGRLKGLILLGSYVAYTGYLISTSF